A part of Aurantimicrobium sp. MWH-Uga1 genomic DNA contains:
- a CDS encoding sugar phosphate isomerase/epimerase, producing the protein MSDAQIRVGTAPDSWGVWFPDDPNQVPWERFLDEVQAAGYHWIELGPFGYLPTDPHQLEDELAKRDLKLSAGTVFTGFHKGDDQWKRAWDQALDVAGLVSQLGAEHLVVIPDLWRSDATAEVLEARTLDSDQWKKLAAGHDKLGKALLEEYGIKQQFHSHADSHVGTYKEVERFLQETNKEYTNLCLDTGHFAYYLGDNVKLMNAYPDRIGYLHLKQVEPDILAEALKNDMPFVDAVAKGVMTEPGGNGVPEFAPIIEKAAEIDPDMFAIVEQDMYGCSVDFPFPIAKRTRDHIHSCTHAARFQ; encoded by the coding sequence ATGTCTGATGCACAAATCCGTGTTGGTACGGCACCTGATTCCTGGGGTGTTTGGTTTCCTGATGACCCCAACCAGGTTCCTTGGGAGCGCTTCCTCGATGAGGTTCAGGCAGCTGGATATCACTGGATTGAGCTAGGTCCATTTGGATATTTGCCTACTGATCCTCACCAGCTCGAAGACGAGCTAGCTAAGCGCGACCTCAAGCTGTCCGCCGGAACTGTTTTCACCGGATTCCACAAGGGTGATGATCAGTGGAAGCGTGCTTGGGATCAAGCACTCGATGTCGCTGGATTGGTATCACAGCTCGGGGCAGAGCACTTGGTGGTAATTCCAGACCTATGGCGTTCAGACGCAACAGCTGAAGTTCTAGAGGCTCGTACCCTTGACAGCGACCAGTGGAAGAAGTTGGCCGCTGGCCACGACAAGCTGGGTAAGGCGCTACTAGAGGAATATGGAATCAAGCAGCAGTTCCACTCTCACGCTGACAGTCATGTTGGTACGTACAAGGAAGTCGAGCGCTTCCTTCAGGAAACCAACAAGGAATACACCAACCTCTGTTTAGACACAGGTCACTTTGCCTATTACCTGGGTGACAACGTTAAGTTGATGAATGCTTACCCAGACCGCATTGGCTACCTTCACCTCAAGCAGGTTGAACCAGACATCTTGGCCGAAGCTCTCAAGAATGACATGCCTTTTGTGGATGCTGTTGCAAAGGGTGTCATGACTGAGCCTGGTGGTAACGGTGTTCCCGAGTTCGCTCCCATCATTGAGAAAGCTGCCGAAATCGACCCAGACATGTTCGCCATTGTTGAGCAGGATATGTATGGCTGCTCGGTGGACTTCCCCTTCCCGATTGCCAAGCGCACTCGTGACCACATCCACAGTTGCACCCACGCAGCCCGTTTTCAGTAA
- a CDS encoding Gfo/Idh/MocA family protein, protein MEELRIAVVGAGMMGADHVTRITERIVGARVSAIVEPDEARGKAAAEHAPGASAFSNIEDAIAAKAMDAVLIATPGQFHEPVLLPALAAGLPILCEKPLTMSAEASLRVVEAEIAGGKQLIQVGFMRRFDQGYMDLRELIVSGKAGDLLAMNCAHRNPAVPDTYTNTMLIEDSVVHEIDVVRFLTDSPIAAIEVKHPKRNALSPDHLDEPIFALLYTESGVLANVEMNVSVQFGYQVKTEAIFQRGIAEIGRTAGLNLWQDGLLSTNEHMSFKTRFAAAYDSQIQRWVNATMQGKIDGPSAWDGYLASAAVTAGVEALTTGKRVEVEYAPKPAFYN, encoded by the coding sequence ATGGAAGAACTTCGTATCGCCGTTGTTGGCGCAGGCATGATGGGTGCAGACCACGTCACCCGAATAACTGAGCGAATTGTTGGCGCTCGCGTATCCGCCATTGTTGAGCCAGATGAGGCTCGCGGTAAGGCGGCAGCTGAACATGCACCTGGCGCATCTGCTTTTTCAAACATCGAGGACGCTATCGCAGCCAAGGCAATGGACGCAGTTCTCATTGCCACTCCCGGACAGTTCCACGAGCCTGTTCTGCTTCCTGCTTTGGCAGCTGGCCTTCCCATTCTGTGCGAGAAGCCACTGACCATGAGCGCTGAGGCATCTTTGCGAGTGGTTGAGGCAGAAATTGCTGGTGGTAAGCAGCTCATTCAGGTTGGCTTCATGCGCCGCTTCGACCAGGGCTACATGGATCTGCGTGAACTTATTGTTTCAGGCAAGGCAGGTGACCTGCTTGCCATGAACTGCGCACACCGTAACCCTGCAGTGCCTGACACGTACACCAACACGATGTTAATTGAAGACTCCGTTGTTCACGAGATCGATGTTGTGCGATTCCTGACTGACTCTCCAATTGCTGCAATCGAAGTCAAGCACCCTAAGCGCAATGCTCTTTCTCCAGATCACCTGGATGAGCCCATCTTCGCTCTCCTGTACACCGAGAGTGGAGTTCTAGCCAACGTCGAAATGAATGTATCTGTTCAGTTCGGCTACCAAGTCAAAACCGAAGCTATTTTCCAGAGGGGAATTGCGGAGATAGGCCGGACCGCAGGTTTGAACTTGTGGCAGGACGGACTGCTCTCCACTAACGAGCACATGTCATTCAAGACGCGCTTCGCGGCTGCCTATGACAGCCAGATTCAGCGCTGGGTCAACGCCACAATGCAGGGCAAGATTGACGGGCCAAGTGCGTGGGATGGCTACCTGGCCTCCGCGGCGGTCACCGCAGGTGTTGAGGCACTCACCACAGGCAAGCGCGTTGAGGTTGAATACGCTCCTAAGCCTGCTTTCTACAACTAA
- a CDS encoding sugar phosphate isomerase/epimerase — MKIALDPTPFHHSHGLMEFPRVAADLGYEWLQLTPHPDMIPFFNHPKADDDYVKAFKKACKDAGVGIASTLPVLRWSGPDEDAREAAVRYWKRVIRITAELGVDTIGTEFSGRPERAEESERMFYRSMEELVPIIEKEGIKVFIDPHPDDFVENGLAAWRVIRGINSKNFGMVYVASHTFHMQEQPLEIMRTAGERIGIVHVSDTMDHTRSHGLRYISNPPGNAVRVHQHLKMGDGDVNWDEFFGGLKEIGFLDNPNSVMCSSVFAENENAAEVAKFQLESMKKYIEKLT; from the coding sequence GTGAAAATTGCTCTGGACCCCACCCCGTTCCACCACTCACACGGACTGATGGAATTCCCTCGTGTGGCAGCGGATTTGGGCTATGAATGGCTGCAACTCACCCCGCACCCAGACATGATTCCTTTCTTCAACCATCCGAAGGCCGATGACGACTACGTCAAGGCATTCAAGAAGGCCTGCAAGGACGCAGGGGTGGGTATCGCCTCCACTCTTCCAGTGTTGCGCTGGTCTGGTCCTGATGAGGATGCGCGTGAAGCAGCTGTCCGCTACTGGAAGCGTGTGATTCGCATTACCGCTGAGTTGGGTGTGGACACTATCGGCACTGAATTCTCTGGACGTCCTGAGCGTGCTGAGGAATCAGAGCGTATGTTCTACCGATCGATGGAGGAACTCGTTCCCATCATCGAGAAGGAAGGCATCAAAGTCTTCATTGACCCGCACCCAGATGACTTCGTTGAGAATGGCCTGGCAGCTTGGCGAGTGATTCGTGGCATCAATTCCAAGAACTTCGGAATGGTCTATGTAGCGTCACACACCTTCCACATGCAAGAGCAGCCTCTCGAGATTATGCGTACAGCGGGGGAGCGGATTGGCATCGTTCACGTCTCTGACACCATGGACCACACCCGTTCGCACGGCCTGCGTTACATCTCCAACCCTCCAGGAAACGCAGTGCGCGTTCACCAGCACCTCAAAATGGGTGATGGCGATGTGAACTGGGATGAATTCTTTGGCGGCCTCAAGGAGATCGGATTCTTGGACAACCCCAATTCTGTGATGTGTTCAAGCGTCTTTGCGGAAAACGAAAACGCAGCTGAGGTTGCTAAGTTCCAGCTTGAATCAATGAAGAAATACATCGAAAAACTCACATAG
- a CDS encoding substrate-binding domain-containing protein: protein MKLTFKKGRALAAAAMVGAAALVLTACSAATPAADTASGLESGLGSRAENRSAYFFTYYDPTGDAFWAQIQAGAEDAAALTNLDMTYQTAKGDSATMVDLVQASIAKKPAMIFMPFNEGEAWVDVACQAHDAGIPVIAFNVPAPESAGDCVLAFVGQDFFAVGEIIGQAALAQGLVKAGDTVQITAEEPDQPYALQRGGGVKKVLEAAGVNVLPESEWLRTGGDDAPALDALTSWIVANPNVNLIVPVGGTPHRNLPAALEAAGNTTMKVIGFDTSPQVVQGLKDGVLTATADQQGYIQGFQSVMQGALYLDFGFSPANINSGGNGLITADNVANIEAEDLQGIRY from the coding sequence GTGAAACTCACATTCAAGAAAGGCCGCGCACTTGCCGCAGCCGCAATGGTTGGTGCAGCAGCACTCGTACTGACCGCATGTTCAGCAGCAACACCTGCAGCTGACACCGCATCTGGCCTCGAGTCAGGGCTCGGTTCTCGTGCAGAAAACCGCAGCGCTTACTTCTTCACCTACTATGACCCAACAGGTGACGCATTCTGGGCACAGATCCAGGCTGGTGCTGAAGACGCAGCAGCACTCACTAACCTCGACATGACCTACCAGACCGCTAAGGGCGACTCTGCAACAATGGTTGACCTGGTTCAGGCATCTATTGCTAAGAAGCCTGCAATGATCTTCATGCCTTTCAACGAAGGTGAAGCATGGGTTGACGTAGCTTGCCAGGCTCACGATGCAGGTATTCCTGTTATCGCATTCAACGTACCTGCTCCTGAATCAGCAGGTGACTGTGTTCTCGCATTCGTAGGTCAGGACTTCTTCGCAGTTGGTGAAATCATCGGTCAGGCTGCCCTCGCACAGGGTCTTGTCAAGGCTGGCGACACCGTACAGATCACTGCTGAAGAGCCAGACCAGCCATACGCTCTCCAGCGTGGTGGCGGTGTAAAGAAGGTTCTCGAGGCAGCAGGTGTCAACGTGCTTCCTGAGTCCGAATGGCTCCGTACCGGTGGTGACGACGCTCCTGCACTGGACGCACTGACCTCTTGGATCGTTGCTAACCCTAACGTGAACCTCATCGTTCCTGTTGGTGGTACCCCTCACCGTAACCTTCCTGCTGCTCTCGAAGCTGCAGGTAACACCACTATGAAGGTCATCGGTTTCGACACCTCTCCCCAGGTTGTTCAGGGTCTGAAGGACGGCGTCCTCACAGCTACCGCTGACCAGCAGGGCTACATCCAAGGCTTCCAGTCTGTGATGCAGGGTGCACTCTACCTTGACTTCGGTTTCAGCCCCGCTAACATCAACTCTGGTGGTAACGGTCTGATCACCGCAGACAACGTAGCAAACATTGAGGCTGAAGACCTCCAGGGAATCCGCTACTAA
- a CDS encoding ABC transporter permease, producing the protein MSDSKSGKTVTNIEAPAPTEAVKTGRNLAGNKPTTAMGRFKHNLQFVRGRGALEITLVFVAILAVFSIMSAIDPSGFPFLDANNLSGVLTQSIPLMAILAIGVGILMIAGEFDLSLGFALTFNAVVFVMFTKSVGPEIGIIAGLLSGVMIGLVNGAIVVFTKIPSFIATLGMGFFWGGASIFINGTNAAQLPPSLSADGSWFEFLFAHDFGWFRSQFVWLILIGIIAYLFLQRHKLGNHIYAVGGNPAAAQAISISPTRVKLMAFGIEGLLVGFASILFVARIPSVQPGGSATQDFTLFAVAAAVVGGTSLLGGRGTILGMIIGAALIEVIKNGLILGNAPGFYLQLFVGVTIVIAAIFNRFMEGKAS; encoded by the coding sequence ATGTCAGACAGTAAGTCAGGCAAAACGGTTACCAACATTGAAGCTCCAGCTCCCACTGAAGCAGTGAAGACTGGTCGTAACCTAGCCGGCAATAAGCCCACAACCGCCATGGGCCGCTTCAAGCACAATCTTCAGTTTGTGCGCGGACGTGGTGCACTCGAAATCACTTTGGTCTTCGTTGCCATACTTGCTGTATTCAGCATTATGAGCGCGATTGACCCATCCGGTTTCCCTTTCCTAGACGCGAATAACCTCTCAGGTGTTCTCACACAGTCCATTCCGCTCATGGCTATTCTTGCCATCGGCGTGGGCATCTTGATGATCGCTGGAGAATTTGACCTTTCTCTCGGTTTTGCCCTGACATTCAACGCAGTTGTATTCGTCATGTTCACTAAATCGGTCGGACCAGAAATCGGTATCATCGCCGGTTTGCTCTCTGGCGTCATGATTGGGCTTGTCAACGGAGCAATTGTAGTTTTCACCAAGATCCCATCCTTCATTGCCACTCTCGGTATGGGTTTCTTCTGGGGTGGAGCTTCTATCTTCATCAACGGAACAAACGCAGCACAGCTGCCCCCTTCACTGTCTGCAGATGGAAGTTGGTTTGAATTCCTGTTTGCTCACGACTTCGGTTGGTTCCGTTCACAATTTGTTTGGCTGATTTTGATTGGCATCATTGCTTATCTGTTCCTTCAGCGCCACAAATTGGGTAACCACATCTACGCAGTGGGCGGAAACCCTGCAGCTGCTCAGGCTATTTCAATTAGTCCAACACGCGTCAAGTTGATGGCATTCGGTATTGAAGGTCTGCTGGTTGGATTTGCTTCCATCCTCTTTGTTGCACGTATCCCTTCCGTTCAGCCAGGTGGTTCAGCAACTCAGGACTTCACCCTCTTTGCTGTCGCAGCAGCGGTTGTTGGTGGAACCTCCCTTTTGGGTGGACGCGGAACAATCCTGGGCATGATTATTGGTGCCGCACTCATCGAAGTAATCAAGAATGGTCTGATCCTGGGTAACGCACCTGGCTTCTACCTACAGCTCTTCGTTGGTGTGACCATTGTTATCGCCGCCATCTTCAACCGATTCATGGAAGGAAAGGCGTCATGA
- a CDS encoding ATP-binding cassette domain-containing protein, which produces MTNELLRLEKVNKQYGPNTVLKDVSFTINKNEVVGLLGDNGAGKSTLVKIMSGVVPMSSGEYFWDDKKVNNVTRAETERLGVETIFQDSALVPQMTISRNIFMGREITNKLGFMKLKEMDDIAAEVLDSVVTIEGIKSPKQLVQSLSGGQAQAVAIARAVHFNRSLLILDEPTSALAVRATEALLNYLTQLKSEGVSSVLVTHNLHHAYQVCDRHIVMNHGQKILDVRKEDTSVEELTAAVVEGRTGVERFRKGTF; this is translated from the coding sequence ATGACGAACGAACTTCTCCGCCTTGAAAAAGTAAACAAGCAATACGGGCCAAACACCGTCCTCAAAGACGTCTCCTTCACCATCAACAAAAACGAAGTTGTTGGACTGCTCGGTGACAACGGTGCTGGAAAGTCCACACTGGTCAAGATCATGTCTGGTGTTGTTCCCATGAGCTCTGGTGAGTACTTCTGGGACGACAAGAAGGTCAACAACGTAACACGCGCAGAAACCGAGCGTTTGGGTGTTGAAACCATCTTCCAGGACTCTGCTCTGGTTCCACAGATGACCATTTCCCGCAACATCTTCATGGGCCGTGAAATTACCAACAAGCTTGGTTTCATGAAGCTCAAAGAGATGGATGACATCGCGGCTGAGGTTCTCGACAGCGTTGTCACCATCGAGGGAATTAAGAGCCCTAAGCAACTCGTGCAATCACTTTCTGGTGGTCAAGCACAGGCTGTAGCTATTGCTCGTGCAGTTCACTTCAACAGAAGCCTGCTCATTCTTGACGAACCAACCTCTGCTCTCGCTGTGCGCGCGACTGAGGCTTTGCTGAACTATCTCACCCAGCTCAAGAGCGAAGGTGTGAGTTCGGTTCTCGTCACACACAACCTGCACCACGCCTATCAGGTCTGCGACCGTCACATTGTGATGAACCACGGTCAGAAGATCCTGGATGTGCGCAAGGAAGACACCAGCGTTGAAGAACTCACTGCTGCCGTGGTCGAAGGCCGCACCGGTGTAGAGCGATTCCGAAAGGGCACCTTCTAG
- a CDS encoding DUF6186 family protein, giving the protein MTRFIVIAGYLVIVAVAICCEIYAQHRPNKFAPIGDMLEHVMTSRTTRVSVIAAWWWFGWHFAFADTVQLEL; this is encoded by the coding sequence ATGACTCGCTTCATCGTTATTGCTGGGTATCTCGTTATCGTTGCCGTTGCAATTTGTTGTGAAATCTATGCTCAGCACAGACCAAACAAATTTGCTCCCATCGGTGACATGCTTGAGCATGTGATGACCTCGCGTACCACCCGAGTCAGCGTCATCGCAGCCTGGTGGTGGTTCGGTTGGCACTTTGCCTTTGCCGACACCGTTCAGTTGGAGCTGTAA
- a CDS encoding GntR family transcriptional regulator, which yields MNPTEQILPLSIFMDLERTGPIPLYFQVSTRIEKAILDGTLPAGSRLENEVALGERLGLSRPTIRRAIQDLVDKGLLVRRRGIGTQVVHGQVTRGVELTSLNDDLSRSGQKPSTDMLICEVIAADAKIAEELAVEVGAPTLHLKRVRKADGVPVSVLENWLPEEFIDLNPDDIAEHGLYAVFRSRGVTMRVAKQRIGARKSTNLESELLDVEKHAALLTMDRTAFDNSGRAVEFGHHCYRPDLYSFSVTLVEK from the coding sequence GTGAACCCGACGGAACAGATACTTCCTCTGTCGATCTTTATGGATCTTGAGCGAACCGGCCCAATTCCGCTTTATTTTCAGGTTTCAACCCGCATTGAAAAAGCAATATTAGATGGCACGTTGCCAGCAGGATCTCGACTTGAGAACGAGGTCGCACTAGGCGAAAGATTAGGTCTGAGCAGGCCAACCATCCGCCGAGCCATTCAGGACCTCGTAGACAAGGGATTACTTGTTCGCCGTCGGGGAATTGGTACCCAAGTAGTTCATGGCCAAGTAACACGCGGAGTTGAACTGACCTCCCTCAATGACGACCTCAGCCGAAGTGGACAAAAGCCGTCGACAGACATGCTCATCTGTGAAGTAATTGCTGCCGACGCGAAAATTGCTGAAGAACTTGCAGTAGAAGTTGGCGCCCCAACACTCCACCTCAAGAGAGTAAGAAAGGCAGACGGAGTTCCAGTTTCTGTACTAGAAAACTGGTTACCAGAAGAGTTCATCGACCTTAATCCTGACGATATTGCAGAACACGGTCTCTACGCTGTCTTCCGTTCTCGAGGGGTAACGATGCGTGTTGCAAAACAGAGAATTGGTGCACGAAAGTCAACTAATCTCGAAAGCGAGCTTCTCGACGTAGAAAAGCACGCTGCACTATTAACGATGGATCGAACCGCTTTCGACAACTCTGGTCGTGCAGTGGAATTCGGTCATCACTGCTACCGTCCAGACCTTTATTCATTCTCCGTCACCCTCGTCGAGAAGTAG
- a CDS encoding Gfo/Idh/MocA family protein — MSLQIPPPVVIRPESAPILRWGMFGTGWISEEFATSTMKHTSQDIVTIASRTPGKAQIFAESHGLPEWDESYESLAAREDIDAVYIATRPRDHLEHALIAINAGKHVLIEKPIATTPSDAQEIFDAASKQGVFAMEAMWNRYLPQASIVRQILENNLIGKPQLMLVDFCQDQRQDPRKWDPHHGTIMLDMGIYPVAFALEIMGDPTRVQAIGKLNDHGAEAEVTVVMDFANSARAIFTVSGLTHAPHHATIAGDQGIIEYKTPFVVPSGISLLPSGFNQKGQAWEDTNLPQGHQGLCYQATAFAHYVGAGMTESPVHSHQESVRALEIVEDILRQIGVTYLQTTSNKNMSYEYTSHRLL, encoded by the coding sequence ATGTCATTACAAATACCACCTCCGGTGGTAATTCGCCCCGAATCCGCTCCCATCTTGCGATGGGGGATGTTTGGCACCGGCTGGATTTCAGAAGAATTCGCCACCAGCACGATGAAACACACCTCCCAAGACATCGTCACCATTGCATCGCGAACTCCTGGAAAAGCTCAAATATTTGCCGAGAGCCATGGCTTACCTGAGTGGGACGAAAGTTATGAGAGCCTAGCTGCCCGAGAGGATATTGACGCTGTCTACATTGCTACTCGCCCTCGTGACCACCTTGAACATGCCCTCATTGCCATCAATGCTGGAAAGCATGTGCTCATTGAAAAGCCAATTGCAACAACGCCTTCAGATGCTCAAGAGATTTTTGACGCTGCCTCCAAACAGGGTGTTTTTGCAATGGAAGCAATGTGGAACCGATATCTCCCCCAAGCATCAATAGTCCGGCAAATTCTGGAAAATAATCTCATTGGTAAACCACAACTCATGTTGGTTGATTTTTGTCAGGACCAAAGACAGGATCCACGCAAATGGGACCCCCACCATGGAACCATCATGTTAGATATGGGGATTTATCCCGTTGCTTTCGCTTTAGAAATTATGGGCGACCCAACTCGTGTCCAGGCAATCGGAAAGCTCAATGACCATGGTGCTGAGGCAGAGGTAACCGTAGTAATGGATTTTGCAAATTCAGCACGAGCAATATTTACTGTCTCAGGGCTTACGCATGCTCCCCACCATGCAACTATTGCGGGCGACCAAGGAATTATTGAATATAAGACTCCGTTTGTTGTGCCTTCAGGAATCAGTCTCCTTCCCTCTGGTTTCAACCAGAAAGGCCAAGCTTGGGAAGATACCAACCTGCCACAAGGTCACCAAGGCTTGTGCTACCAAGCAACAGCTTTTGCACACTACGTTGGTGCTGGTATGACGGAATCTCCTGTTCATTCGCATCAGGAATCGGTGAGGGCCCTAGAGATTGTTGAGGACATCCTGAGGCAGATTGGTGTCACCTACCTACAAACCACAAGCAACAAAAACATGAGCTATGAATACACATCTCATAGGCTTTTGTAG
- a CDS encoding sugar phosphate isomerase/epimerase: protein MKLGVYNAILHDRSLPEAIEVVANLGLTGLEINTGGFLPPVHVPNIDEILSSDVARDEYLGNFEGTGVEIAGLNCNGNPLHAFEPIRLQHSRDVRRSIELAGRLGQTRVVTMSGLPGAEPSARYSNWIVNAWNSAALDVLEYQWSIAVPFWKEMDHIARDNGVKVALELHPQNLVFNPASMRELVERAETTNIGVELDASHLFWQQMDPVAVVRNLGELVVHAAAKDVRINPNVAIEGVLDNSFRRMGENEPRTSLGLGEWVNEWPKNSAWDFVALGRGHDVSYWAEFLTALYEVDPNMMVNIEHEDVSLGRIEGLEVASSVLLEAAQLAKITLE, encoded by the coding sequence ATGAAGCTAGGCGTGTATAACGCAATCCTGCATGATCGTTCTCTGCCAGAAGCCATAGAGGTCGTGGCCAACCTTGGCTTAACTGGTCTTGAAATCAACACCGGAGGATTTTTACCACCGGTTCATGTTCCGAACATTGATGAAATTCTCTCCAGTGACGTTGCTCGCGACGAATATTTAGGGAACTTCGAAGGAACCGGGGTTGAGATTGCAGGTCTGAACTGTAATGGGAATCCCTTGCATGCCTTTGAACCAATAAGGTTGCAACATTCCCGGGATGTTCGACGGTCAATAGAGTTGGCCGGTCGCCTTGGTCAAACCCGGGTGGTGACGATGTCAGGTTTACCCGGGGCAGAGCCTAGTGCACGCTACTCGAACTGGATTGTAAACGCATGGAATTCTGCGGCATTAGACGTTCTTGAATATCAATGGAGTATTGCGGTTCCTTTTTGGAAAGAAATGGACCACATCGCTCGCGATAACGGAGTCAAAGTTGCACTTGAACTTCATCCACAGAATCTGGTGTTCAATCCTGCATCTATGCGTGAACTTGTTGAGCGAGCAGAAACAACGAATATTGGTGTCGAATTAGATGCTTCTCACTTGTTCTGGCAGCAGATGGACCCCGTAGCTGTAGTTCGCAATCTGGGGGAATTGGTTGTGCATGCCGCAGCAAAAGACGTGAGAATAAACCCCAACGTCGCAATTGAGGGGGTACTTGACAACAGTTTCCGTCGAATGGGTGAAAACGAACCCCGAACCAGTTTGGGTTTAGGCGAATGGGTGAACGAATGGCCCAAAAACTCGGCATGGGACTTTGTCGCCCTGGGACGCGGCCATGATGTGTCATATTGGGCAGAATTCCTCACAGCACTCTATGAAGTGGACCCCAACATGATGGTCAACATTGAACATGAGGATGTCTCGCTCGGCCGAATTGAAGGACTCGAGGTGGCAAGCTCAGTTTTACTAGAAGCCGCTCAGCTAGCCAAGATAACTTTGGAGTAA
- a CDS encoding acyl-CoA thioesterase: MNQIEFTTRKWVRPEDLNANGTLFGGSLLKWIDEEATIYAILQLGNRRVVTKIISEINFVASAIEGDLIEMGLIATKFGTTSITMRAEVRNMITRKSILTVDHIVFVGLGQDGKPTPHGYTSVTTERDRIPTN; this comes from the coding sequence ATGAATCAAATCGAATTCACCACGCGTAAGTGGGTGCGTCCAGAAGATCTCAACGCGAACGGAACGCTTTTTGGGGGTTCGCTGCTGAAATGGATTGACGAAGAAGCCACCATCTATGCAATTTTGCAGCTGGGCAATCGTCGCGTCGTAACCAAAATAATTTCTGAAATCAACTTCGTTGCTTCCGCTATCGAGGGAGACCTTATTGAGATGGGCCTCATTGCGACAAAATTCGGCACGACATCTATCACGATGCGTGCTGAGGTGAGGAACATGATCACCAGAAAATCCATCCTTACCGTCGATCACATTGTCTTCGTAGGTCTTGGTCAAGATGGAAAACCGACCCCTCACGGATATACCTCTGTGACGACAGAACGCGACCGTATACCTACTAACTGA